The following coding sequences lie in one Arabidopsis thaliana chromosome 3, partial sequence genomic window:
- a CDS encoding Haloacid dehalogenase-like hydrolase (HAD) superfamily protein (Haloacid dehalogenase-like hydrolase (HAD) superfamily protein; FUNCTIONS IN: hydrolase activity, catalytic activity; INVOLVED IN: metabolic process; LOCATED IN: chloroplast; EXPRESSED IN: 23 plant structures; EXPRESSED DURING: 13 growth stages; CONTAINS InterPro DOMAIN/s: Haloacid dehalogenase-like hydrolase (InterPro:IPR005834), HAD-superfamily hydrolase, subfamily IA, variant 3 (InterPro:IPR006402); BEST Arabidopsis thaliana protein match is: Haloacid dehalogenase-like hydrolase (HAD) superfamily protein (TAIR:AT4G11570.2); Has 35333 Blast hits to 34131 proteins in 2444 species: Archae - 798; Bacteria - 22429; Metazoa - 974; Fungi - 991; Plants - 531; Viruses - 0; Other Eukaryotes - 9610 (source: NCBI BLink).), giving the protein MDCSCSTRPSSLLISSEPSFRFPHSNFSSNLSFQIPKDTKLVKQRLVVRSSSGSDYQNGDVNGFPLKPNKLFMQEAIGAEYGEGFETFRQDGPLKVDVDFWNEKLQDGFLQRIRYAMKPDEAYGLIFSWDNVVADTRSLKLEAWKQLAAEEGKEITEEVDIQRLMLYAGADHVLRKVLFWEKTQSKIDRLKLRLSEIYYDSLLKLTEPKEGLRDWLDAVTTARIPCAVVSNLDRKNMINALERMGLQKYFQAMVSEEDGMESIAHRFLSAAVKLDRKPSKCVVFEDDPRGITAAHNCTMMAVGLIGAHRAYDLVQADLAVGNFYELSVINLRRLFANKGSTFMDHEKQIIEKSPPKRKLTIDTIF; this is encoded by the exons ATGGACTGCTCATGCAGTACTCGTCCTTCGTCTCTGCTTATCTCTTCCGAACCATCTTTTCGCTTTCCTCACTCTAATTTCTCCTCGAATCTCAGCTTTCAG aTACCGAAAGATACGAAGTTGGTGAAGCAGCGTTTGGTAGTGAGAAGTTCCTCTGGTTCTGATTATCAAAACGGCGACGTTAATGGGTTTCCtctcaaaccaaacaaactcTTTATGCAAGAG GCGATTGGAGCTGAGTATGGAGAAGGGTTTGAGACTTTTAGACAGGATGGTCCTCTTAAAGTGGATGTG GATTTCTGGAATGAGAAACTACAAGATGGTTTTCTTCAAAGAATACGTTACGCAATGAAACCAGATGAAGCCTATGGACTTATTTTCTCTTGGGACAATGTCGTG GCTGATACTCGAAGTCTTAAGTTGGAAGCTTGGAAGCAGCTCGCTGCAGAAGAAG GAAAAGAAATTACGGAGGAGGTTGACATCCAAAGACTGATGCTTTATGCCGGCGCTGACCATGTGCTTCGTAAG GTGTTGTTTTGGGAGAAAACGCAAAGCAAAATTGATAGATTGAAACTCAGGCTATCGGAAATATATTATGATAGTCTTCTCAAA CTCACAGAACCAAAAGAAGGACTTAGAGATTGGCTTGACGCTGTTACAACTGCTCGCATTCCCTGTGCTGTTGTCTCAAATCTTGATCGGAAAAACATGATCAATGCTCTTGAACGGATGGGACTTCAAAAGTATTTCCAGGCGA TGGTTTCCGAGGAAGATGGTATGGAATCGATAGCTCACAGATTTCTTTCTGCGGCTGTGAAG TTGGATAGAAAACCGTCGAAATGTGTTGTGTTTGAGGATGATCCTAGGGGTATAACCGCGGCTCACAACTGTACAATGATGGCAGTTGGATTAATCGGTGCTCATCGGGC GTATGATCTGGTTCAGGCTGATCTTGCAGTTGGAAACTTTTACGAGCTATCTGTGATAAACCTCAGGAGATTATTTGCCAACAAAGGCTCTACATTTATGGATCACGAGAAACAGATCATAGAAAAATCGCCGCCCAAAAGAAAGCTTACCATTGATACCATATTCTAA
- a CDS encoding Haloacid dehalogenase-like hydrolase (HAD) superfamily protein (Haloacid dehalogenase-like hydrolase (HAD) superfamily protein; FUNCTIONS IN: hydrolase activity, catalytic activity; INVOLVED IN: metabolic process; LOCATED IN: chloroplast; EXPRESSED IN: 23 plant structures; EXPRESSED DURING: 13 growth stages; CONTAINS InterPro DOMAIN/s: Haloacid dehalogenase-like hydrolase (InterPro:IPR005834), HAD-superfamily hydrolase, subfamily IA, variant 3 (InterPro:IPR006402); BEST Arabidopsis thaliana protein match is: Haloacid dehalogenase-like hydrolase (HAD) superfamily protein (TAIR:AT4G11570.2); Has 4274 Blast hits to 4272 proteins in 1370 species: Archae - 31; Bacteria - 3851; Metazoa - 11; Fungi - 7; Plants - 184; Viruses - 0; Other Eukaryotes - 190 (source: NCBI BLink).) has translation MDCSCSTRPSSLLISSEPSFRFPHSNFSSNLSFQIPKDTKLVKQRLVVRSSSGSDYQNGDVNGFPLKPNKLFMQEAIGAEYGEGFETFRQDGPLKVDVDFWNEKLQDGFLQRIRYAMKPDEAYGLIFSWDNVVADTRSLKLEAWKQLAAEEGKEITEEVDIQRLMLYAGADHVLRKVLFWEKTQSKIDRLKLRLSEIYYDSLLKLTEPKEGLRDWLDAVTTARIPCAVVSNLDRKNMINALERMGLQKYFQAVVSEEDGMESIAHRFLSAAVKLDRKPSKCVVFEDDPRGITAAHNCTMMAVGLIGAHRAYDLVQADLAVGNFYELSVINLRRLFANKGSTFMDHEKQIIEKSPPKRKLTIDTIF, from the exons ATGGACTGCTCATGCAGTACTCGTCCTTCGTCTCTGCTTATCTCTTCCGAACCATCTTTTCGCTTTCCTCACTCTAATTTCTCCTCGAATCTCAGCTTTCAG aTACCGAAAGATACGAAGTTGGTGAAGCAGCGTTTGGTAGTGAGAAGTTCCTCTGGTTCTGATTATCAAAACGGCGACGTTAATGGGTTTCCtctcaaaccaaacaaactcTTTATGCAAGAG GCGATTGGAGCTGAGTATGGAGAAGGGTTTGAGACTTTTAGACAGGATGGTCCTCTTAAAGTGGATGTG GATTTCTGGAATGAGAAACTACAAGATGGTTTTCTTCAAAGAATACGTTACGCAATGAAACCAGATGAAGCCTATGGACTTATTTTCTCTTGGGACAATGTCGTG GCTGATACTCGAAGTCTTAAGTTGGAAGCTTGGAAGCAGCTCGCTGCAGAAGAAG GAAAAGAAATTACGGAGGAGGTTGACATCCAAAGACTGATGCTTTATGCCGGCGCTGACCATGTGCTTCGTAAG GTGTTGTTTTGGGAGAAAACGCAAAGCAAAATTGATAGATTGAAACTCAGGCTATCGGAAATATATTATGATAGTCTTCTCAAA CTCACAGAACCAAAAGAAGGACTTAGAGATTGGCTTGACGCTGTTACAACTGCTCGCATTCCCTGTGCTGTTGTCTCAAATCTTGATCGGAAAAACATGATCAATGCTCTTGAACGGATGGGACTTCAAAAGTATTTCCAG GCAGTGGTTTCCGAGGAAGATGGTATGGAATCGATAGCTCACAGATTTCTTTCTGCGGCTGTGAAG TTGGATAGAAAACCGTCGAAATGTGTTGTGTTTGAGGATGATCCTAGGGGTATAACCGCGGCTCACAACTGTACAATGATGGCAGTTGGATTAATCGGTGCTCATCGGGC GTATGATCTGGTTCAGGCTGATCTTGCAGTTGGAAACTTTTACGAGCTATCTGTGATAAACCTCAGGAGATTATTTGCCAACAAAGGCTCTACATTTATGGATCACGAGAAACAGATCATAGAAAAATCGCCGCCCAAAAGAAAGCTTACCATTGATACCATATTCTAA
- a CDS encoding Haloacid dehalogenase-like hydrolase (HAD) superfamily protein (Haloacid dehalogenase-like hydrolase (HAD) superfamily protein; FUNCTIONS IN: hydrolase activity, catalytic activity; INVOLVED IN: metabolic process; LOCATED IN: chloroplast; EXPRESSED IN: 23 plant structures; EXPRESSED DURING: 13 growth stages; CONTAINS InterPro DOMAIN/s: Haloacid dehalogenase-like hydrolase (InterPro:IPR005834), HAD-superfamily hydrolase, subfamily IA, variant 3 (InterPro:IPR006402); BEST Arabidopsis thaliana protein match is: Haloacid dehalogenase-like hydrolase (HAD) superfamily protein (TAIR:AT4G11570.2); Has 3249 Blast hits to 3249 proteins in 1169 species: Archae - 14; Bacteria - 2940; Metazoa - 3; Fungi - 1; Plants - 144; Viruses - 0; Other Eukaryotes - 147 (source: NCBI BLink).) — MDCSCSTRPSSLLISSEPSFRFPHSNFSSNLSFQIPKDTKLVKQRLVVRSSSGSDYQNGDVNGFPLKPNKLFMQEAIGAEYGEGFETFRQDGPLKVDVDFWNEKLQDGFLQRIRYAMKPDEAYGLIFSWDNVADTRSLKLEAWKQLAAEEGKEITEEVDIQRLMLYAGADHVLRKVLFWEKTQSKIDRLKLRLSEIYYDSLLKLTEPKEGLRDWLDAVTTARIPCAVVSNLDRKNMINALERMGLQKYFQAVVSEEDGMESIAHRFLSAAVKLDRKPSKCVVFEDDPRGITAAHNCTMMAVGLIGAHRAYDLVQADLAVGNFYELSVINLRRLFANKGSTFMDHEKQIIEKSPPKRKLTIDTIF; from the exons ATGGACTGCTCATGCAGTACTCGTCCTTCGTCTCTGCTTATCTCTTCCGAACCATCTTTTCGCTTTCCTCACTCTAATTTCTCCTCGAATCTCAGCTTTCAG aTACCGAAAGATACGAAGTTGGTGAAGCAGCGTTTGGTAGTGAGAAGTTCCTCTGGTTCTGATTATCAAAACGGCGACGTTAATGGGTTTCCtctcaaaccaaacaaactcTTTATGCAAGAG GCGATTGGAGCTGAGTATGGAGAAGGGTTTGAGACTTTTAGACAGGATGGTCCTCTTAAAGTGGATGTG GATTTCTGGAATGAGAAACTACAAGATGGTTTTCTTCAAAGAATACGTTACGCAATGAAACCAGATGAAGCCTATGGACTTATTTTCTCTTGGGACAATGTC GCTGATACTCGAAGTCTTAAGTTGGAAGCTTGGAAGCAGCTCGCTGCAGAAGAAG GAAAAGAAATTACGGAGGAGGTTGACATCCAAAGACTGATGCTTTATGCCGGCGCTGACCATGTGCTTCGTAAG GTGTTGTTTTGGGAGAAAACGCAAAGCAAAATTGATAGATTGAAACTCAGGCTATCGGAAATATATTATGATAGTCTTCTCAAA CTCACAGAACCAAAAGAAGGACTTAGAGATTGGCTTGACGCTGTTACAACTGCTCGCATTCCCTGTGCTGTTGTCTCAAATCTTGATCGGAAAAACATGATCAATGCTCTTGAACGGATGGGACTTCAAAAGTATTTCCAG GCAGTGGTTTCCGAGGAAGATGGTATGGAATCGATAGCTCACAGATTTCTTTCTGCGGCTGTGAAG TTGGATAGAAAACCGTCGAAATGTGTTGTGTTTGAGGATGATCCTAGGGGTATAACCGCGGCTCACAACTGTACAATGATGGCAGTTGGATTAATCGGTGCTCATCGGGC GTATGATCTGGTTCAGGCTGATCTTGCAGTTGGAAACTTTTACGAGCTATCTGTGATAAACCTCAGGAGATTATTTGCCAACAAAGGCTCTACATTTATGGATCACGAGAAACAGATCATAGAAAAATCGCCGCCCAAAAGAAAGCTTACCATTGATACCATATTCTAA